TCGGGTCCAACGTCCGTACGGGATTCACCGAATACTCGCCGCGACCGCGGTGGGCATGCGCGTACCACTCATCACATCAACGCCGTTCACCTCCTCATCTTCTCCGTCAGGGGCGTTGGCTCCGCCGCGCCACGCTGGCTGCCGCGAGGCGGGCCGGACTCAGTGCCCGTCGGCGGCGGACAAGTGCTCGCTCAGGACGCTCTGCAGCGAGACGGGCTCACGCCCGAGCAGGGTGGCCAGTGTCGGGTCGACGGTGGCGAATTCCCCGCCGCGTGCTGCGGCGAAGATGCCGAGCAGCTGGTCTGCCGACTCGGCGGGGACGCTGTGGCCCGTCAGCTGCTGTCGGAACTCTTCGTCGGACGCGGTGATCCGCTTGACCGCTCGGCCGGTGAGGGCGGTGGTGATGTCGGCGATGTCGTCGAAGGTGAGCGCCTGCGATGCGGTGAGCGGGGGAGTGGGGCCGTCGAGGCGGCCTTCGTCGGCCAGGATCGCGGCCGTCGCCTCGGCGAGGTCGGCGTGGGCGGTCCAGGCGACCGGCCCGTCCGCGGGGAGGGCGACCTCCCCCGATTCCGCGGCACGGCCGAGGAACTGCAGCGCGCTGCTGGCGTAGAAACCATTGCGCAGCGAGGTGTACGGCACGCCGCTGGCATCCAGCGCCGCCTCGGTGGCGGCGTGGTCGCGGCAGGCCTGGAAGTGCGAGGTGGCGTCGGCGCCCATCTGGCTGGTGTAGAGGATGCGGCGGGCGCCCGCCGCGACGGCGGCGTCGATCGCGGTGCGGTGCAGTCGTACGACCTCGTCGCCCATTTTGTCGGCGGAGATGACGAGCACCTGGGAGGCGCCCTCGAAGGCGTACGCCAGGCCGGCGGGGTCGGTGAAGCTGCCCTGCCGTACCCGTACGCCCTGGTCGGCGAGTGTCTGCGCCTTCTTCGGGTCGCGGACGCTGACGCCTATCCGGTCTGCGGAGACGCGGGTCAGCAGCTGGTCGACGATCTGGCGTCCGAGCTGTCCGGTGGCTCCGGTCACGATGATCATGGTGCATCTCCGATGCGTTGTTATCAATGGAATCGCATATATAGTATCACCGATATTA
The sequence above is drawn from the Streptomyces sp. NBC_01465 genome and encodes:
- a CDS encoding SDR family oxidoreductase; protein product: MIIVTGATGQLGRQIVDQLLTRVSADRIGVSVRDPKKAQTLADQGVRVRQGSFTDPAGLAYAFEGASQVLVISADKMGDEVVRLHRTAIDAAVAAGARRILYTSQMGADATSHFQACRDHAATEAALDASGVPYTSLRNGFYASSALQFLGRAAESGEVALPADGPVAWTAHADLAEATAAILADEGRLDGPTPPLTASQALTFDDIADITTALTGRAVKRITASDEEFRQQLTGHSVPAESADQLLGIFAAARGGEFATVDPTLATLLGREPVSLQSVLSEHLSAADGH